A genomic segment from Agrobacterium vitis encodes:
- the plsY gene encoding glycerol-3-phosphate 1-O-acyltransferase PlsY encodes MPSLDYSQVTITALIASLAIGYLLGSIPFGLILTRMAGLGDVRNIGSGNIGATNVLRTGNKKLAAATLLLDALKATAAALIAQKLFGSDTVHLPGLLGGFAAFIGHLFPVWLGFKGGKGVATYIGTLLGIFPLMVLVFAIVWLSIAFLSRYSSLSALVATLVIPVALWILGQPEAAMITSAMTVITWGKHKANIERLISGTESKIGKKG; translated from the coding sequence ATGCCCAGCCTCGATTACAGCCAGGTGACGATCACCGCCCTTATCGCCTCGCTGGCGATCGGCTATCTGCTCGGCTCCATTCCCTTCGGACTGATCCTGACCCGGATGGCAGGTCTGGGCGACGTGCGCAATATCGGATCCGGCAATATTGGCGCCACCAATGTTCTGCGCACTGGCAACAAGAAGCTCGCGGCTGCCACCCTGCTGCTCGACGCGCTGAAGGCAACGGCTGCGGCGCTGATCGCCCAGAAATTGTTCGGCTCCGATACGGTGCATCTGCCGGGCCTGCTTGGCGGCTTTGCTGCCTTTATCGGCCACCTGTTCCCGGTCTGGCTGGGCTTCAAGGGCGGCAAGGGCGTGGCTACCTATATCGGCACATTGCTCGGGATTTTTCCGTTGATGGTGCTGGTCTTTGCCATCGTCTGGCTATCGATTGCTTTTCTCAGCCGCTATTCCTCGCTATCAGCATTGGTTGCAACCCTTGTCATTCCGGTTGCATTGTGGATACTCGGTCAGCCGGAAGCTGCCATGATCACGTCTGCAATGACCGTGATCACCTGGGGCAAGCACAAGGCAAATATTGAAAGACTTATTTCAGGCACCGAGAGCAAGATCGGTAAAAAAGGATAG
- a CDS encoding aspartate carbamoyltransferase catalytic subunit — protein MVFFPHRHLIGIKGLTETDITYLLDKADEAVKISRQREKKTSTLRGLTQINLFFEASTRTQSSFELAGKRLGADVMNMSVGNSSVKKGETLIDTAMTLNAMHPDVLVVRHASAGAAALLSQKVACAVINAGDGQHEHPTQALLDALTIRRAKGKLSRIIVAICGDVLHSRVARSNILLLNAMGARVRVVAPATLLPSGIADMSVEVFHDMKEGLKGADVVMMLRLQRERMAGSFVPSIREYFHFYGLDAEKLKAAKEDALVMHPGPMNRGVEIASDVADGPQSVIESQVEMGVAVRMAVMESLLISDNNGPRSEGVGA, from the coding sequence ATGGTCTTCTTTCCCCATCGCCATCTGATTGGCATCAAGGGCCTTACCGAAACCGATATTACCTATCTGCTCGATAAAGCTGACGAAGCGGTAAAAATCAGCCGCCAGCGCGAAAAAAAGACCTCGACCCTGCGCGGTCTGACCCAGATCAACCTGTTTTTTGAGGCTTCCACCCGCACCCAGTCATCCTTCGAGTTGGCGGGCAAGCGGCTCGGTGCCGATGTGATGAACATGTCGGTCGGCAATTCGTCGGTCAAGAAAGGCGAAACGCTGATCGATACGGCGATGACGCTGAATGCCATGCATCCGGACGTGCTGGTGGTGCGCCATGCCTCGGCCGGTGCCGCAGCCCTTCTGTCGCAAAAAGTCGCCTGCGCGGTGATCAATGCCGGCGACGGCCAGCATGAACATCCGACCCAGGCGCTACTCGACGCACTGACCATCCGGCGCGCCAAGGGCAAGCTGTCGCGGATCATCGTCGCGATCTGCGGCGACGTGCTGCATTCGCGCGTGGCCCGTTCCAATATTCTCCTGCTCAATGCGATGGGCGCGCGGGTCAGGGTCGTGGCCCCCGCCACGCTGCTGCCCTCTGGCATTGCCGATATGAGCGTCGAAGTCTTCCACGATATGAAGGAAGGCCTGAAGGGCGCCGATGTCGTGATGATGCTGCGCTTGCAGCGCGAGCGCATGGCAGGGTCGTTTGTCCCATCGATCCGCGAATATTTCCACTTCTACGGGCTTGATGCTGAAAAGCTGAAAGCCGCCAAGGAAGACGCCCTGGTCATGCATCCCGGCCCAATGAACCGAGGGGTGGAAATCGCCTCCGATGTGGCCGATGGGCCGCAAAGCGTCATCGAAAGCCAGGTCGAGATGGGCGTCGCCGTGCGCATGGCCGTGATGGAATCGCTGCTGATCTCGGACAATAACGGCCCGCGTAGCGAAGGAGTTGGCGCATGA
- a CDS encoding dihydroorotase, which produces MNKPLVFNNARIIDPSRSLDEVGSIIVGADGSILAAGADARNQGAPEGAEVRDCKGLVAAPGLVDAQVFVGEPGGEHRETLASAGKAAAAGGVTSFVMMPDTDPVIDDIALVEFIKNAAREKSPVNIYPAAALTRRLRGEEMTEFGLLQQAGAVCFTNGRHGLDDTLVLRRAMTYAREFGAVISLELHEKYLGNGVMNEGLFASWLGLSGVPREAEIIPLERDLRIAGLTRAKYHAAKISVPGSVEAIKLARSRGANVTCGISINNLSLNENDIGEYRTFFKLAPPLRAEDDRVAMVEALANGDIDIIVSAHDPQDVDTKRLPFADAADGAVGLETLLAAALRLHHAGQVPLMRLIDAMSTRPAEIFGLDAGTLKPGAKADIVLIDLDEPWLVAKETLLSRSKNTPFEDARFSGRAVATYVAGRSVFSLS; this is translated from the coding sequence ATGAACAAGCCGCTTGTCTTCAACAATGCCCGCATTATCGACCCGTCGCGTTCGCTGGATGAGGTTGGCAGCATTATCGTCGGTGCCGATGGCAGCATTCTGGCCGCCGGTGCCGATGCCCGCAATCAGGGCGCACCCGAGGGTGCCGAGGTCAGGGACTGCAAAGGTCTGGTCGCAGCACCGGGTCTGGTGGATGCGCAGGTGTTTGTCGGCGAACCCGGCGGTGAACACCGCGAAACACTGGCCTCCGCCGGCAAGGCCGCAGCGGCAGGCGGCGTGACCTCCTTCGTGATGATGCCGGATACCGATCCTGTCATCGACGACATCGCCCTGGTGGAATTCATCAAAAATGCGGCGCGGGAAAAATCGCCGGTCAATATCTATCCGGCCGCGGCCCTGACCCGTCGGCTGCGCGGCGAGGAAATGACCGAATTCGGCCTGTTGCAACAGGCGGGCGCCGTCTGCTTCACCAATGGCCGCCACGGGCTGGACGATACGCTTGTGCTGCGCCGGGCGATGACCTATGCGCGGGAATTCGGCGCGGTCATTTCGCTGGAACTGCACGAAAAATATCTCGGCAATGGCGTGATGAACGAGGGCCTGTTTGCCAGCTGGCTGGGCTTGTCCGGCGTGCCGAGGGAGGCCGAAATCATTCCGCTGGAACGCGATCTGCGCATCGCCGGGCTGACGCGGGCAAAATATCATGCCGCCAAGATTTCGGTGCCGGGCTCGGTGGAGGCCATCAAGCTTGCCCGCTCACGCGGCGCGAACGTTACCTGCGGCATTTCCATCAACAATCTGTCGCTGAATGAAAACGATATCGGCGAATACCGGACATTCTTCAAGCTGGCGCCGCCGCTGCGAGCCGAGGATGATCGGGTGGCGATGGTCGAGGCCTTGGCAAATGGCGATATCGACATCATCGTTTCGGCCCATGATCCGCAGGATGTCGATACCAAGCGCCTGCCATTTGCCGATGCCGCCGATGGCGCGGTCGGCCTGGAAACCTTGCTGGCAGCGGCTCTCAGACTGCATCACGCCGGTCAGGTGCCGCTGATGCGGCTGATTGATGCAATGTCCACCCGGCCTGCCGAAATTTTCGGTCTGGATGCAGGCACATTGAAGCCCGGCGCAAAGGCCGATATCGTGCTCATCGATCTGGACGAGCCATGGTTGGTTGCCAAGGAGACGCTGTTGTCGCGCTCCAAGAATACACCCTTTGAAGACGCCCGCTTCTCCGGCCGCGCTGTTGCCACCTATGTGGCAGGCCGTTCGGTATTTTCTCTGTCTTGA